The Anopheles coluzzii chromosome 2, AcolN3, whole genome shotgun sequence genome window below encodes:
- the LOC120950053 gene encoding leucine-rich repeat transmembrane neuronal protein 2-like, with translation MYHLRISAILVATIYLTGVTEAVIYQCDHYNTDGEYTVRHCTLHGVTVVHDAADIDFSSEYPRPYWFDFQHSQMDEIPRALFTTFPEMQTIDFRETGIENINKFTFENAKQLRHLFLRRNKLTSLNNFIFKGCDRLEWLDLSHNQLQEVRNKTFHDIRTLTRLDLNHNRLTVLPEEVFWELPELAHLSLNDNQLVVLDRETFFHSRIVSLNLNFNRLREVHMVDRFQSWQRVHLRGNQLTSVEIPPVPVEIDVSHNNLTTILVSYSNILVESLDLSHNLFADISNVSALNFLHTLDVSFNALQSLPLTTFLKMKQLARLNLEATNLTTLVHGLFSQQSNLTWLDVSFNRLQTIDLTVLTAAAKLEHLHIDGNNLTSVGYGRLPAMFPSLTYLGLFANAWNCSYLVDLVHFCRQHSINVAPQKSYGTTLDASNVQGIYCKSSQSTVLPVVTPIEHPIDTAPPSAELSIDRLLEMMQEMNKTTEQLVQEMMRALHQRATGAIGTPVVTASCTALHAYNYQVFILLILFAILILNVGFLLWVHHNANVRRAVDRMILFRREQGASIQTALHEDL, from the exons ATGTATCATCTAAG AATAAGTGCAATTCTAGTGGCCACCATCTACCTAACAGGCGTGACAGAGGCTGTCATCTATCAGTGCGATCATTACAATACCGATGGCGAGTATACCGTGCGCCATTGTACCCTGCACGGCGTCACCGTCGTGCACGATGCGGCCGACATAGACTTTTCGTCCGAATATCCGCGCCCGTACTGGTTCGACTTTCAGCACTCACAGATGGACGAAATCCCGCGCGCCCTCTTCACCACCTTTCCCGAGATGCAAACGATCGACTTCCGGGAGACGGGCATCGAGAACATCAACAAGTTCACGTTCGAGAACGCCAAGCAGCTTCGGCATCTGTTTCTGCGCCGCAACAAGCTTACTTCGTTGAACAACTTTATCTTCAAGGGCTGCGACCGGCTCGAGTGGCTCGATCTGTCGCACAACCAGCTGCAGGAGGTGCGGAACAAAACGTTCCACGACATTCGGACGCTGACGCGGCTCGATCTCAACCACAACCGGCTGACCGTGCTGCCGGAGGAGGTGTTTTGGGAGCTGCCCGAGCTAGCCCACCTGTCGCTCAACGACAACCAGCTGGTAGTGCTGGACCGGGAGACCTTCTTCCACAGTCGGATCGTTTCGCTGAACCTAAACTTTAACCGGTTGCGTGAGGTCCACATGGTGGACCGATTTCAGTCGTGGCAGCGGGTGCATTTGCGTGGCAACCAGCTTACCAGCGTGGAGATACCGCCGGTTCCGGTTGAGATCGATGTGTCGCACAATAACCTGACAACGATTTTGGTCAGCTACTCGAACATACTGGTGGAGTCACTCGACCTTTCCCACAATCTGTTCGCGGACATTAGCAACGTGTCGGCGCTGAACTTTCTGCACACACTGGACGTATCGTTTAACGCGCTCCAGTCACTGCCACTGACCACCTTTCTGAAGATGAAGCAACTGGCCCGGCTGAATCTGGAAGCCACCAATCTGACCACCCTCGTGCACGGTCTGTTCTCGCAGCAGTCGAACCTTACCTGGCTGGATGTGTCGTTCAACCGGCTGCAGACGATCGATCTTACCGTGCTGACGGCGGCGGCCAAGCTCGAGCATCTGCACATCGACGGCAACAATCTGACCAGCGTCGGGTACGGGCGGCTCCCGGCCATGTTCCCCTCGCTCACCTATCTGGGGCTGTTTGCAAATGCCTGGAACTGTTCCTATCTGGTCGATCTGGTGCACTTCTGTCGGCAGCACTCGATCAACGTTGCGCCGCAGAAATCGTACGGCACTACGCTCGATGCGTCCAACGTGCAGGGCATCTACTGTAAGAGCTCCCAAAGCACGGTGCTGCCAGTGGTAACACCCATCGAGCATCCGATCGACACTGCGCCACCGTCGGCTGAGCTTTCCATCGATCGTTTGCTGGAGATGATGCAGGAGATGAACAAAACGACGGAGCAGCTGGTGCAGGAAATGATGCGGGCGTTGCATCAACGCGCCACCGGTGCCATTGGGACTCCGGTAGTGACCGCTTCCTGTACCGCCCTGCACGCCTACAACTATCAGGTGTTCATTTTGCTGATACTGTTCGCGATCCTGATCCTGAACGTGGGCTTCCTGCTGTGGGTGCATCACAATGCGAACGTACGGCGGGCCGTCGATCGGATGATCCTCTTCCGGCGCGAACAGGGCGCCTCCATTCAAACGGCACTGCACGAGGATTTGTGA